One Deinococcus multiflagellatus DNA window includes the following coding sequences:
- the secE gene encoding preprotein translocase subunit SecE, translated as MNLIQYFRDSRAELSRVSWPSRAQVLEGTQAVLIFVIALTVIVWIMDLLFHNLIRAVLP; from the coding sequence ATGAACTTGATTCAGTACTTCCGTGATTCGCGCGCCGAACTGTCGCGCGTCTCGTGGCCCAGCCGGGCGCAGGTGCTGGAAGGCACGCAGGCCGTGCTGATCTTTGTCATCGCCCTGACCGTGATCGTCTGGATCATGGACCTCTTGTTTCACAACCTGATTCGCGCGGTGCTGCCATGA
- the rpmG gene encoding 50S ribosomal protein L33, with protein MAKDGPRIIVKMESTAGTGFYYTTTKNRRNTQAKMELRKYDPVAKKHVVFKEKKV; from the coding sequence ATGGCGAAAGACGGCCCCCGCATCATCGTGAAAATGGAAAGCACCGCCGGCACCGGGTTCTACTACACCACCACCAAGAACCGCCGCAACACGCAGGCGAAGATGGAACTGCGCAAGTACGACCCCGTGGCCAAGAAGCACGTGGTCTTCAAAGAGAAGAAGGTCTGA